In the Bradyrhizobium guangzhouense genome, one interval contains:
- a CDS encoding phosphatase PAP2 family protein: MVDTDAKTAWRLYQLNWLPIAIMGSLLALGLDVTGLRLEPVAYGITLAIAAFFVVIAYRHRIAKGDCADPKLIFSLGTIGQVIITCAIVGPLSYVAGRMGWPLQDQALLAVDRALGLDPEPIARFVNDHPWLADVLSRSYGLIKWPLLFTPVVLTLTARYVRLQLFMLAMSLALAVTIAVSALVPAIGTYYGLQLPAAQVPDINTAVYAGQLRDILALRDGSLHELQLFKLSGIVSFPSFHAASAVLYMWALWPVRRIGGIAAALNLMMIAATPVIGAHYIVDVAGGIALAAGSIFAAKAYLEWMSRTARVSAAAAAPAVVWQPSLAE, from the coding sequence ATTGAACTGGCTTCCCATCGCGATCATGGGCAGCCTGCTGGCGCTCGGCCTTGATGTCACCGGCCTCAGGCTCGAGCCGGTCGCCTACGGCATTACGCTGGCAATCGCCGCGTTCTTCGTCGTCATCGCCTACCGCCACCGCATCGCCAAAGGCGATTGCGCCGATCCGAAACTGATCTTCTCGCTTGGCACGATCGGCCAGGTGATCATCACCTGCGCCATCGTCGGGCCTCTGAGCTACGTCGCCGGCAGGATGGGCTGGCCGCTGCAGGACCAGGCGCTGCTCGCGGTCGATCGCGCGCTCGGCCTCGATCCCGAGCCGATCGCGCGCTTCGTCAACGATCACCCCTGGCTCGCGGACGTCCTGTCGCGCAGCTACGGCCTGATCAAATGGCCCCTGCTCTTCACCCCCGTCGTGCTGACGCTGACGGCGCGTTACGTGCGGCTGCAATTGTTCATGCTGGCGATGAGCCTTGCGCTTGCCGTCACCATCGCGGTCTCGGCACTCGTGCCGGCGATCGGCACCTATTACGGACTGCAATTGCCGGCCGCCCAGGTCCCCGACATCAACACCGCCGTCTACGCCGGACAGTTGCGCGATATCCTGGCCCTGCGCGACGGCAGCCTGCACGAGCTGCAACTGTTCAAGCTCTCCGGCATCGTCTCGTTCCCGAGCTTCCACGCCGCGTCCGCGGTGCTCTACATGTGGGCCCTGTGGCCGGTGCGGCGCATCGGCGGCATCGCGGCGGCGCTCAACCTCATGATGATCGCCGCAACGCCCGTCATCGGCGCGCATTACATCGTCGATGTCGCTGGCGGTATTGCGCTGGCGGCAGGCTCGATCTTTGCCGCGAAGGCCTATCTGGAATGGATGAGCCGCACGGCGCGGGTTTCGGCAGCGGCGGCTGCACCGGCGGTGGTGTGGCAGCCGAGTCTCGCGGAATAA